From a region of the Haematobia irritans isolate KBUSLIRL chromosome 4, ASM5000362v1, whole genome shotgun sequence genome:
- the LOC142235550 gene encoding uncharacterized protein LOC142235550 produces MSVGQIRCANTSTILQKTQLGWVVSGGGSSLSKSYSLTVAGKTHSNMTNENLEDILKSFWEVEHNFEKSSKQSVDDIFCEEHFKKNTSRLKSGAYSVVLPKNQNFNELGESYNRALKRFMNLENKLKKMPQTKEKYIAVMNEYAQLEHMSPIVSMPKSTNTYFLPHHYVHKEDSTTTKLRVVFDGSAKTTTGLSLNDTLHSGPTIQSKLFDILIRFRFFKIALSGDICKMYRCVYVTHPDDYLQCILWRNDPQNEIQIYILNTVTYGTKPAAFLAIRAMHQLSIDEEDSFPLEIVRRDFYVDDLISGGNSVAEVYEIRKQVSHLLQKGNFQIRKWCSNDCSVLDEVPLADRETFLEFHDGTDITKTLQCSNPRDASLSAYGACVYARSELQGQVKIVLLCSKSRVAPLKVLTIPKLELSAAALLAELLQTISSALGTEYQYHCWTDSMIVLSWLREESSNYNIFVANRVSLIQKITKNMIWHHVPTAFNPADILSRGATPEELLKSSLWKEGPDFLTKGPELWPKSFNFIENLPERRRVALLISSNYDLSITCKYANSFPKIQRIFAYVFRFLNSIKMKNFGKLSEYEIKMGTYLLIRNIQRTNFTMEFKALTKNENIPSSSKLFSLSPFLDSNGLIRVGGRLLNSILSFEAQHPIIIPKSHPVTSSLIMHYHQNLLHAGAQCLLANIRQKYWPIGGRKYVSTVINKCIRCFQIEPTIAEHLMGNLLEERVKPSRAFQATHLEPAPDLSTSSFLLSLKRFISIRGKPKTIWSDNATNFVGAKNKLADLRQLFFDQCQMERIYTQCLEDEIEWKFIPPRSPHFGGLWEAAVKSAKYHFYRTVGKNILTFDELRTLICQISAILNSRPLIPLTDDPNDLEVLTPGHFLVGAPLTSFPEPDIGSLNINTLSTWQKVCYIQQIFWKKWSCSYLNLLQERTKWKSSKNNIATGAMVLVKDDNLPPLKWKLGRIVETICGSDGIVRVFIVKTSNGVSRRSVSKLAPLPIEDNTVESQSLPTGGGCFEKPLCEQNCPNN; encoded by the exons ATGAGTGTGGGTCAAATAAGATGCGCAAACACttcaacaattttgcaaaagactCAGCTGGGTTGGGTGGTATCGGGGGGAGGATCCAGCTTATCAAAGTCATACTCATTAACAGTGGCGGGTAAAACCCATTCAAATAtgacaaatgaaaatttggaaGATATTCTTAAAAGTTTCTGGGAAGTAGAACACAACTTCGAAAAGAGCTCAAAACAGTCGGTAGACGATATTTTTTGTGaagaacattttaagaaaaatacttCGCGTTTGAAATCTGGAGCATATTCTGTTGTTTTACCAAAAAACCAAAACTTTAATGAACTTGGCGAATCTTATAATCGCGCCCTCAAGCGTTTTATGAATCTTGAGAACAAGCTCAAAAAGATGCCACAAACTAAGGAAAAGTATATTGCCGTCATGAACGAATATGCCCAGCTAGAACATATGTCGCCAATTGTATCTATGCCCAAATCAACAAACACGTATTTTCTTCCCCACCATTATGTTCATAAGGAAGATAGTACAACAACAAAGCTTAGAGTTGTCTTCGATGGTTCGGCTAAAACAACAACAGGTTTATCACTTAACGACACCCTACATTCGGGACCAACCATACAATCGAAACTTTTTGACATACTAATTCGATttcgtttctttaaaattgccctGAGTGGGGATATATGCAAAATGTATCGGTGTGTTTATGTCACACACCCAGATGATTACCTACAATGCATTTTATGGAGAAATGACCCACAAAACGAAATCCAAATTTACATATTAAACACCGTTACATACGGAACAAAACCTGCAGCATTTCTCGCAATTCGTGCGATGCATCAGCTTTCTATAGATGAAGAAGATTCTTTCCCACTAGAAATTGTCAGGCGTGACTTTTATGTCGATGATTTGATATCGGGCGGAAATTCAGTGGCCGAAGTTTATGAAATTAGGAAGCAAGTTTCTCATCTATTACAAAAAGGCAATTTTCAAATAAGGAAATGGTGCTCAAATGACTGCTCTGTTTTAGATGAAGTGCCACTTGCTGATCGTGAGACCTTCCTGGAATTTCATGATGGCACGGATATCACTAAGAC GCTCCAGTGTTCAAATCCACGCGATGCCAGTCTTTCTGCATATGGAGCGTGTGTGTATGCAAGATCAGAATTGCAAGGCCAGGTGAAAATTGTGTTGCTATGCTCAAAATCGCGTGTAGCCCCATTGAAGGTTCTAACAATACCTAAGTTAGAGTTATCTGCTGCAGCGCTGCTTGCAGAACTTTTACAAACCATTTCATCTGCGCTTGGTACTGAATACCAATATCACTGTTGGACTGATTCAATGATCGTTTTGTCATGGCTTCGGGAGGAATCATCCAACTATAACATATTCGTCGCTAACAGAGTAAGTCTCATACAAAagataacaaaaaatatgatATGGCACCATGTTCCGACGGCATTCAATCCAGCCGATATTTTGTCAAGAGGAGCTACTCCTGAAGAACTCCTTAAATCCAGTCTATGGAAAGAGGGTCCAGATTTTTTGACTAAAGGTCCAGAGCTATGGCCAAAATCTtttaacttcattgaaaatcttCCAGAACGTCGTCGTGTTGCCCTATTAATCTCATCaaattatgatttatcgattaCATGCAAGTACGCCAACTCATTTCCTAAGATTCAACGTATATTTGCTTACGTGTTTAGATTTTTGaattccataaaaatgaaaaattttggaaaattgtcagAATACGAAATAAAGATGGGTACATATCTATTGATTCGAAATATACAGCGAACTAATTTTACCATGGAGTTCAAGGctttaacaaaaaatgaaaatataccaTCATCCAGTAAACTTTTTTCACTTTCGCCCTTTTTAGATTCAAATGGATTGATCAGAGTAGGCGGGCGTTTGCTGAATTCAATTTTGTCGTTTGAAGCACAACACCCAATTATAATACCAAAATCACATCCCGTCACTTCATCGTTGATTATGCATTACCATCAAAATTTATTGCATGCTGGGGCACAATGTTTACTTGCCAACATTCGTCAGAAATATTGGCCCATTGGAGGCAGAAAATATGTAAGTACAGTTATAAATAAATGCATTCGATGCTTTCAAATTGAGCCAACAATAGCCGAACACTTAATGGGAAATTTGCTAGAAGAACGAGTGAAGCCAAGTAGAGCATTTCAA GCGACACACTTAGAACCAGCGCCAGACTTGTCAACTTCATCTTTTTTATTGTCGCTCAAAAGATTTATTTCAATTCGTGGAAAGCCAAAAACTATCTGGTCTGATAATGCCACAAATTTTGTCGGGGCAAAAAACAAATTAGCAGACCTTCGGCAGTTATTTTTCGACCAATGTCAAATGGAGCGAATTTACACTCAGTGCTTGGAGGATGAAATTGAGTGGAAATTTATACCTCCTCGTTCACCACACTTCGGCGGCCTTTGGGAGGCCGCAGTGAAGTCGGCTAAGTACCATTTTTACCGCACCGTCGgcaaaaacattttaacattcGATGAATTGCGAACCTtgatatgccaaatttcagcaataCTAAATTCTCGACCATTGATTCCACTTACAGATGATCCAAATGATTTAGAAGTATTGACCCCCGGTCACTTTTTAGTAGGTGCACCACTAACAAGTTTTCCAGAACCTGACATCGGCAGTTTGAATATAAACACCTTATCTACATGGCAAAAGGTTTGCTatatacaacaaattttttggaaaaagtggAGCTGTTCATATTTAAACCTATTGCAAGAACGTACGAAATGGAAGAGTAGCAAAAATAATATTGCAACTGGGGCTATGGTTCTCGTGAAAGACGATAATCTTCCACCACTAAAATGGAAACTGGGTCGGATTGTGGAAACTATATGTGGCAGTGATGGCATAGTGAGAGTCTTTATTGTTAAGACATCAAATGGTGTTTCACGTCGCTCGGTGTCCAAACTAGCCCCTTTACCCATCGAAGATAACActgttgaaagtcaaagccttcCAACGGGGGGAGGATGTTTTGAGAAACCACTGTGCGAGCAAAATTGTCCAAATAATTAG